TCGGCATTGCAGCCCCGTGCGAGGTCAATCGCCGCGCGAAGCGCACGCTGCGATTCAGGCAAATCATTCAAGGCGGCGACTATCTTGGAGAACATAGCGACTTAAGCGGAACCGACACGGATTCTATCGTATGAGTCCAGCTCAAGTCGTCGCTATTACATATTTCTGGTATAGACCGTGCGGCCTTGAAAAACTGGGTAGGCGCGGATTCGTCTACAAGGAGCATGTAATTTATCGAATTCGGACGGCTTGCTACGATCGCACTGTTCTTCTGCTGGAATATTTCATTCCGGCTGCGTGCAACTCAGAATCAGATTGTCGCAGGCCCTTTCACGACTGCGGTTGGCAGAGTGAAATGAAAGGTTGCGCCTCGTCCGCTGTTGGATGTGGCCCACAAACGGCCACCATGCGATTCCACGATGGAACGACTGATCGCCAACCCCATGCCGCTGCCTTGAGGTTTAGTGGTGAAGAAGGCATTGAAGATCTCGTCCGCTTTTCCGGCCGGCAATCCTACGCCGGTGTCACTGACTGAGATCAGCACCTGACCGCCCTCGCCAGGTCCCGTTTTGACCGTGAGCACTCCGCCGGTCTCCTTCATCGCTTCGATACCGTTGAGCATGAGGTTCATCAATACCTGCTGCAGTTGCACCCGGTCCGCCGTGATTTTGGGAAGATCGGTGGCAAGGTCCGTACGAATCGAAACGGCGTACTCGTTGGCTTCGCTCCGCAACAGCAGGACCATTTCGCCGATGACGTCGTTTATCGCGACCAACTCTCGTCTGGGAAAGGACTTTTTGTACAACGATCGCAAACGGTCAATAATCTCCGAGGCAAGGACGCCCGCTTCGATGATCCTTTCGGTCCCTTTGCGTACTTCCGTCAGATCGGGCGGGTCGCGCTGAAGCCAACGCAAAGATGCCTTGGCGTTGGCGGTTGTGACCGTGATTGGCTGTGCGAGTTCATGCGAGATGGAGGCGACCAGTTCTCCCATCGTGCTGACCCGATTGGTGTGTGCAAATTCTGCCTGCAGCTGTTCCGCACGCTTGTGATCTTGAATGTCGGTCGCCACGCCATACCATTTCACGACCTTTGCTCGCTTGTCCCGCAGCGGCACGGAACGGCACAAAAACCACCGAAACTCCCCGTCGGTGCGGCGTATGCGCATCTCTTCCTCGAACGGCTCGCCACTGGCAAGGCTCGCGCCCCAACGTCGTACAATTCGGTCCCGATCTTCGGGATGAGTAGCAGATTTCTCGACTCCCTCCGCCTTTCCCAACTGCGACAGGCCGGTATATTCAATCCAGCGTCGATTCCGAAATTGAACGGCCCCATCGCGTCCAATGATCCAGGCCATCGCCGGAATAGTCTCAATGGCTTCGCGAAGTTTTCCTTCCTCCCGCCGCAATTGTTGCACTCGGAGCTGATGCAGCCCCCAAAGGACCGCCAGAAACGCAGCCACGCACAACAAGCGGAACCAGTAAGTTTGATAGTAGGCCGGGGCGACGTTCAAAGCGATCGAAGTTTCAGGCCCGTTCCACAGCCCCCTGCTGTTGCTGGCAATTAGCCGGAATCGATAGGAGCCGGGGCCAAGGTTCGTGTAAATGGCTTCTCGGGCTGCAATCGGCTGGCTCCAGCTACTGTCGAAACCTTCGAGAAAATATCGAAAGCGGATCCGCCCTGGCTCCACGAGGCTAAGCCCCGTGTACTCAAATCTGATTCGCCTGGGAGATGGAGGAATTTGAACAAAGGCGGCGAGGTTTGCGATGTTGTCATCGGCGGTGATTGCATCGATGTGAGGTAGCGTGGGAACTGAATCGTCATTGATCTGGGATGAATTAACAACCGACAAGCCGCTGCCAAGTGAAAGCCAGATCATGCCCGCTGAATCCGAGACCACCGATCGGCTCCGCTTCACTCCTTCAGTGCTCTCGAGACCATCGGACTGGTCATACTCACGAACGTCGACTGCTTTCATAACACCGCTCAGCAGTTCGTCGCGCGGAATGCGCAAAACGTGGTCTGAGGTCGCGATCCAAAGCCGGCCGTTTTTGTCTTCTTCAATGCCGAATATTGGTGCTCGCAGGGACTCAGATACTCCGCGGGGTACATACACGTGCCCAT
This portion of the Acidicapsa acidisoli genome encodes:
- a CDS encoding two-component regulator propeller domain-containing protein, with translation MNTFRKDAFGGRRFLRYAIAGLAVLSFAVSASALDPARTVSQYLHDSWGTEGGLPGGSITAIAQTSDGYLWIGTDKGLVRFDGLNFHQFEQAHPDSMLIGPVRTLLVDPSDHLWILLQNTIVFRYHNGNFELIRGWSENGTTAMARGTSGAVLLSSLAEGTVTYSDNRFRTLSSATLLADAARAAYNEAPDQRATPFSWFDRLAAPSSLVISMTQTDDGKIWLGTEGRGLFHLQEGRVSSVSNGRDDTKINCVLPLQNSELWVGTAKGVLRWNGTELTSAGVPPSLRNIEVLSMLRDRDSNIWVGTSRGLFRYNANGVSFLSTTGPVDALFEDREGSIWFGSAHGLERLRDSAFVTYSLPNLKSQSMGPVHVDSGGRTWIAPIQGGLRWLKEGKSAVVTADGIANDVVYSITGTGKDDVWVGRQQGGLTHLRYSGSSFRAKTYTQADGLAQNRVYAVYQSRDGTVWSGTLSKGVSVLKNGHFTNYTTSDGLAANTISSIAEGPNGTMWFGTPKGVSAMSQKGWRTYTGNDGLPSEDVNCLLHDSTRILWIGTAGGLAYLRDGHVYVPRGVSESLRAPIFGIEEDKNGRLWIATSDHVLRIPRDELLSGVMKAVDVREYDQSDGLESTEGVKRSRSVVSDSAGMIWLSLGSGLSVVNSSQINDDSVPTLPHIDAITADDNIANLAAFVQIPPSPRRIRFEYTGLSLVEPGRIRFRYFLEGFDSSWSQPIAAREAIYTNLGPGSYRFRLIASNSRGLWNGPETSIALNVAPAYYQTYWFRLLCVAAFLAVLWGLHQLRVQQLRREEGKLREAIETIPAMAWIIGRDGAVQFRNRRWIEYTGLSQLGKAEGVEKSATHPEDRDRIVRRWGASLASGEPFEEEMRIRRTDGEFRWFLCRSVPLRDKRAKVVKWYGVATDIQDHKRAEQLQAEFAHTNRVSTMGELVASISHELAQPITVTTANAKASLRWLQRDPPDLTEVRKGTERIIEAGVLASEIIDRLRSLYKKSFPRRELVAINDVIGEMVLLLRSEANEYAVSIRTDLATDLPKITADRVQLQQVLMNLMLNGIEAMKETGGVLTVKTGPGEGGQVLISVSDTGVGLPAGKADEIFNAFFTTKPQGSGMGLAISRSIVESHGGRLWATSNSGRGATFHFTLPTAVVKGPATI